CATTTATTGAATTTTAATTTCATAGAATTTTTTTTAATTTAAACACCAAATTTATGAATTTATTTTATAAATCCCAAACCAAATAGGGAAAAATCATATTTAACAGGGTCAACAGGGTCGAATTTTCGCAGTTTACAGGTTAATTCTTCAACAGCTTTCCAGTTATTTTGTTTGATACTTAACAGCCCGAGCTCTCTTGAAGTTTCTCCCGTATGAACATCAAGCGGGCAATATAGTGCAGATGGTGGTATGCCTTTCCACAGGCCAAAATCTACACCCCTATTGTCCTGGCGAACCATCCATCTCAAAAATAAATTTAATCTTTTACAAGCTAAGTTTTTTATGGGGTCGGAAATATGTTTTTCACTATGGCGCAAATGTGGGGTTGAAAAGAATATTTTTCTAAACACGGAAATAGCCATTTTAATACTGCCGTATTTTTTATATGCATCCGTAAAAACTTTTTCCAGCCCATCATGTTTATTATAGATTTTTTGAAGTGACCGGATAAAAAACACACAATCCGTTCCGTTAAAAGTCCTGTAAACAAAATTCTGAAAGCTTCCCAAATCTTCATTTGTTGCTGTTGTGATAAATTGATAAGGC
This sequence is a window from Bacteroidales bacterium. Protein-coding genes within it:
- a CDS encoding TIGR02757 family protein → MTQNEINKLLDEKYEEFNNTAFIIDDPISIPHLFTRKEDVEISAFFAAILAWGQRAQIILNADKLMQIMDYSPYQFITTATNEDLGSFQNFVYRTFNGTDCVFFIRSLQKIYNKHDGLEKVFTDAYKKYGSIKMAISVFRKIFFSTPHLRHSEKHISDPIKNLACKRLNLFLRWMVRQDNRGVDFGLWKGIPPSALYCPLDVHTGETSRELGLLSIKQNNWKAVEELTCKLRKFDPVDPVKYDFSLFGLGFIK